From a single Theropithecus gelada isolate Dixy chromosome 8, Tgel_1.0, whole genome shotgun sequence genomic region:
- the DCSTAMP gene encoding dendritic cell-specific transmembrane protein isoform X2, whose amino-acid sequence MGTWTLGTDIFLSLWETYLSPRSPGWMDFIQHLGVCCLVALISVGLLSVAFCWFLSSIMAAAGSWIITCVLLCCSKHARCFILLVFLSCGLREGRNALIAAGTGIVILGHVENIFHNFKGLLDGMTCNLRAKSFSIHFPLLKKYIEAIQWIYGLATPLSVFDDLVSWNQTLAVSLFSPSHILEAQLNDSKGEVLSILYQMATTTEVLSSLGQKLLAFAGLSLVLLGTGLFMKRYLGPCGWKYENIYITRQFVQFDERERLQQRPCVLPLNKEERRKFISGFQS is encoded by the exons ATGGGTACCTGGACCTTAGGCACTGATATCTTCCTAAGTCTTTGGGAGACTTACTTGTCTCCAAGAAGCCCTGGATGGATGGACTTTATCCAGCATTTGGGAGTTTGCTGTTTGGTTGCTCTTATTTCAGTGGGCCTCCTGTCTGTGGCCTTCTGCTGGTTTCTATCATCAATCATGGCGGCTGCTGGCTCCTGGATTATCACATGTGTTCTGCTGTGTTGCTCCAAGCATGCACGATGTTTTATTCTTCTCGTCTTTCTCTCTTGTGGCCTGCGTGAAGGCAGGAACGCTTTGATTGCAGCTGGCACAGGGATCGTCATCTTGGGACacgtagaaaatatttttcacaactTTAAAGGTCTCCTAGATGGTATGACTTGCAACCTAAGGGCAAAGAGCTTTTCCATACATTTTccacttttgaaaaaatatattgaggCAATTCAGTGGATTTATGGCCTTGCCACTCCACTAAGTGTATTTGATGACCTTGTTTCTTGGAACCAGACCCTGGCAGTCTCTCTTTTCAGTCCCAGCCACATCCTGGAGGCACAGCTAAATGACAGCAAAGGGGAAGTCCTGAGCATCTTGTATCAGATGGCAACCACAACAGAGGTGTTGTCCTCCCTGGGTCAGAAGCTACTTGCCTTTGCAGGGCTTTCGCTCGTCCTACTTGGCACTGGCCTCTTCATGAAGCGATATTTGGGCCCTTGTGGTTGGAAGTATGAAAACATCTATATCACCAGACAATTTGTTCAGTTTGATGAAAGGGAGCGACTTCAACAGAGGCCCTGTGTGCTCCCGCTGAataaggaggaaaggaggaa ATTCATTTCTGGCTTCCAGTCCTGA
- the DCSTAMP gene encoding dendritic cell-specific transmembrane protein isoform X1 translates to MGTWTLGTDIFLSLWETYLSPRSPGWMDFIQHLGVCCLVALISVGLLSVAFCWFLSSIMAAAGSWIITCVLLCCSKHARCFILLVFLSCGLREGRNALIAAGTGIVILGHVENIFHNFKGLLDGMTCNLRAKSFSIHFPLLKKYIEAIQWIYGLATPLSVFDDLVSWNQTLAVSLFSPSHILEAQLNDSKGEVLSILYQMATTTEVLSSLGQKLLAFAGLSLVLLGTGLFMKRYLGPCGWKYENIYITRQFVQFDERERLQQRPCVLPLNKEERRKYVIIPTFWPAPKERKNLGLFFLPILTHLGIWVLFAAVDYLLYRLIFSVSKQFQSLPGFEVRLKLHGEKQGTQDIFHDSSFNISVFEPNCIPKPKFLLSETWIPLSVILVILVMLGLLSSILMQLKILVSASFYPSMERKRIQYLHAKLLKKRSKQPLGEVKKRLSLYLTKIHFWLPVLKMIRKKQMDMASADKP, encoded by the exons ATGGGTACCTGGACCTTAGGCACTGATATCTTCCTAAGTCTTTGGGAGACTTACTTGTCTCCAAGAAGCCCTGGATGGATGGACTTTATCCAGCATTTGGGAGTTTGCTGTTTGGTTGCTCTTATTTCAGTGGGCCTCCTGTCTGTGGCCTTCTGCTGGTTTCTATCATCAATCATGGCGGCTGCTGGCTCCTGGATTATCACATGTGTTCTGCTGTGTTGCTCCAAGCATGCACGATGTTTTATTCTTCTCGTCTTTCTCTCTTGTGGCCTGCGTGAAGGCAGGAACGCTTTGATTGCAGCTGGCACAGGGATCGTCATCTTGGGACacgtagaaaatatttttcacaactTTAAAGGTCTCCTAGATGGTATGACTTGCAACCTAAGGGCAAAGAGCTTTTCCATACATTTTccacttttgaaaaaatatattgaggCAATTCAGTGGATTTATGGCCTTGCCACTCCACTAAGTGTATTTGATGACCTTGTTTCTTGGAACCAGACCCTGGCAGTCTCTCTTTTCAGTCCCAGCCACATCCTGGAGGCACAGCTAAATGACAGCAAAGGGGAAGTCCTGAGCATCTTGTATCAGATGGCAACCACAACAGAGGTGTTGTCCTCCCTGGGTCAGAAGCTACTTGCCTTTGCAGGGCTTTCGCTCGTCCTACTTGGCACTGGCCTCTTCATGAAGCGATATTTGGGCCCTTGTGGTTGGAAGTATGAAAACATCTATATCACCAGACAATTTGTTCAGTTTGATGAAAGGGAGCGACTTCAACAGAGGCCCTGTGTGCTCCCGCTGAataaggaggaaaggaggaagtatGTCATCATCCCGACTTTCTGGCCGGCtcctaaagaaaggaaaaacctgGGGCTGTTTTTCCTCCCCATACTTACCCATCTTGGCATCTGGGTGCTGTTTGCAGCTGTAGATTATCTGCTGTATCGGCTCATTTTCTCAGTGAGCAAACAGTTTCAAAGCTTGCCAGGGTTTGAGGTTCGCTTGAAGCTGCATGGAGAG aaACAAGGAACTCAAGATATTTTCCATGATTCTTCCTTTAATATATCTGTGTTTGAACCCAACTGTATCCCGAAACCAAAATTTCTTCTATCTGAGACCTGGATTCCTCTCAGTGTCATTCTTGTGATATTAGTGATGCTGGGACTGTTGTCCTCTATCCTTATGCAACTTAAAATCCTGGTGTCAGCATCCTTCTACCCCAGCATGGAGAGGAAGCGCATCCAATACCTGCATGCAAAGCTGCTTAAAAAAAGATCAAAGCAGCCGCTGGGAGAAGTCAAAAAACGGCTGAGTCTTTATCTTACAAAG ATTCATTTCTGGCTTCCAGTCCTGAAAATGATTAGGAAGAAGCAAATGGACATGGCAAGTGCAGACAAGCCATGA